One segment of Deinococcus arcticus DNA contains the following:
- a CDS encoding type II/IV secretion system protein has product MALSIGDRRLGAILLEQGYVNDADLQKALVRHAEVGGRLADILIDSGLVGEKRIARAIEEALGIPLVNLLVVTPDAGALGAVRAQTAMTVQAFPFALEGGTLRVAIVDPLSSYAIEALEDDSGLNIEPYQALRDQIMWAIATNYPELNLSADLPADAEGNSGGGMMGQRLIARGLITDAQLQMALDAQQQTGEPLGATLIAQKAITEDQLYEVLAEQVGTVFLRNPRDFQPSEDVLGAMLRADALRLTAVPVDETDTGVTVVTSDPRKRDDLEALIGRPVNLILAKPSDVELLIERFYPQRGRLGEQMVQQGTLSRAQLREALQVQAREGRVKALGEVIVELGFAGADEIDNALQKQNAGGGRLEDTLVQSGKLSPEMLARSLAAQLGYEFLDPVQNPPDAKVALMIPEATARRYGVVPIRLQGESLVIAMKDPRNVFALDDLKLITGREIVPAVMAEKDIIRLIERYFGNKDMADLNQRLVQESNKREKETKRQDDVDISAGLDDNAVVRVVDNIIREAALQEASDIHIEPTETALRVRYRVDGVLREQNALPKGSSQSILARIKILGSLDISERRVPQDGRIRFKKGSIDLDLRLSTLPTVYGEKAVMRLLQKASNIPEVEQLGFSEHNYQRYLDTIHKPNGIFLVTGPTGSGKSFTSFSTLKRIAVPEKNTTTIEDPVEYEIPGIIQSQVNPVAGMTFARALRAFLRQDPDIIFVGEIRDAETAKIAVEAALTGHLVLATLHTNDAPGAIVRLEEMGVEHFNIGAAVVGVVAQRLVRKVCNDCKAPTNADPDVLRRLGITERDLMGAQLMRGAGCNRCGGTGYKGRMGIHELMVIDEPLRVAIGAGKNATEITEVAIRQSGMKTLRQDGIDKALSGITTLEEVLAVTSK; this is encoded by the coding sequence ATGGCACTTTCAATCGGTGACCGGCGCCTCGGGGCCATCCTGCTGGAACAGGGGTATGTCAATGACGCGGACCTGCAAAAAGCCCTGGTGCGCCACGCCGAGGTGGGCGGGCGCCTGGCTGACATCCTGATCGATTCGGGGCTGGTGGGTGAAAAGCGCATTGCCCGCGCCATTGAAGAGGCGCTGGGCATTCCGCTGGTGAACCTGCTGGTGGTCACGCCCGACGCAGGGGCCCTGGGGGCGGTGCGCGCCCAGACAGCCATGACCGTGCAGGCCTTTCCCTTCGCGCTGGAGGGCGGCACCCTGCGCGTGGCCATTGTGGACCCCCTGTCGAGCTACGCCATTGAGGCGCTGGAAGACGACAGCGGCCTGAACATCGAGCCGTACCAGGCGCTGCGCGACCAGATCATGTGGGCCATTGCCACCAACTACCCCGAACTGAACCTCTCGGCCGATCTGCCGGCCGACGCCGAGGGCAACAGCGGCGGCGGCATGATGGGCCAGCGCCTGATTGCGCGCGGCCTGATCACCGACGCCCAGCTGCAGATGGCCCTGGACGCCCAGCAGCAGACCGGCGAGCCGCTGGGCGCCACCCTGATTGCCCAGAAGGCCATTACCGAAGACCAGCTGTACGAGGTGCTGGCCGAGCAGGTGGGCACGGTGTTTCTGCGCAACCCGCGCGACTTCCAGCCCAGCGAGGACGTGCTGGGCGCCATGCTGCGCGCCGACGCCCTGCGCCTGACCGCCGTGCCGGTGGATGAAACCGACACCGGCGTGACGGTGGTCACCAGCGATCCGCGCAAGCGCGACGACCTTGAGGCCCTGATTGGCCGACCCGTGAACCTGATTCTGGCCAAGCCCTCGGACGTGGAACTGCTGATTGAGCGCTTTTACCCGCAGCGCGGGCGCCTGGGCGAGCAGATGGTGCAGCAGGGCACCCTGTCGCGCGCGCAGCTGCGCGAGGCCCTGCAGGTGCAGGCCAGAGAGGGCCGCGTCAAGGCGCTGGGTGAAGTGATCGTGGAACTGGGCTTTGCGGGCGCCGACGAGATTGACAACGCCCTGCAAAAGCAGAACGCCGGGGGCGGCCGCCTGGAAGACACCCTGGTGCAGTCCGGCAAGCTGAGCCCCGAGATGCTGGCGCGCTCGCTGGCCGCGCAGCTGGGCTACGAGTTCCTGGACCCGGTGCAGAACCCACCCGACGCCAAGGTGGCCCTGATGATCCCGGAAGCCACCGCGCGGCGCTACGGCGTGGTGCCCATCCGCCTGCAGGGCGAGTCACTGGTGATTGCCATGAAGGACCCGCGCAATGTGTTTGCGCTGGACGACCTGAAGCTGATCACGGGCCGCGAGATCGTGCCGGCCGTGATGGCGGAAAAGGACATCATCCGCCTGATTGAGCGCTACTTCGGCAACAAGGACATGGCCGACCTGAACCAGCGCCTGGTGCAGGAAAGCAACAAGCGCGAGAAGGAAACCAAGCGCCAGGACGACGTGGACATCTCGGCGGGCCTGGACGACAACGCCGTGGTGCGCGTGGTGGACAACATCATCCGCGAGGCGGCGCTACAGGAAGCCAGCGACATTCACATTGAGCCCACCGAAACGGCCCTGCGGGTGCGCTACCGGGTGGACGGCGTGCTGCGCGAACAGAACGCGCTGCCCAAGGGCAGTTCGCAGAGCATCCTGGCGCGCATCAAGATTCTGGGCAGCCTGGACATCAGTGAACGCCGCGTGCCGCAGGACGGCCGCATCCGCTTCAAGAAGGGCTCCATTGACCTGGACCTGCGCCTTTCAACCCTGCCCACCGTGTACGGGGAAAAGGCCGTGATGCGCCTGCTGCAAAAGGCCAGCAACATCCCCGAGGTGGAGCAGCTGGGCTTTTCGGAACACAACTACCAGCGCTACCTGGACACCATCCACAAGCCCAACGGCATCTTTCTGGTGACTGGCCCCACGGGTTCGGGAAAATCCTTTACCTCCTTTTCCACCCTCAAGCGCATCGCGGTGCCCGAGAAGAACACCACCACCATTGAAGACCCGGTGGAATATGAAATTCCCGGCATCATTCAGTCGCAGGTGAACCCGGTGGCGGGCATGACGTTCGCCCGCGCGCTGCGCGCCTTCCTGCGTCAGGACCCGGACATCATCTTCGTGGGGGAAATCCGCGACGCCGAAACCGCCAAGATTGCCGTGGAAGCCGCGCTGACCGGTCACCTCGTGCTGGCCACGCTGCACACCAACGACGCCCCGGGCGCCATCGTGCGCCTCGAAGAAATGGGCGTGGAGCACTTCAACATCGGCGCGGCCGTGGTGGGGGTGGTGGCCCAGCGCCTCGTGCGCAAGGTCTGCAACGACTGCAAGGCCCCCACCAACGCCGACCCCGATGTGCTGCGCCGCCTGGGGATTACCGAGCGCGACCTGATGGGCGCCCAGCTGATGCGCGGCGCGGGCTGCAACCGCTGCGGCGGCACCGGCTACAAGGGCCGCATGGGCATTCACGAACTGATGGTGATTGACGAGCCGCTGCGCGTCGCCATCGGCGCGGGCAAGAACGCCACCGAAATTACCGAAGTCGCCATCCGGCAAAGCGGCATGAAAACCCTGCGCCAGGACGGCATTGACAAGGCTCTGTCCGGCATCACGACCCTGGAAGAAGTGCTGGCCGTCACCAGCAAGTAA
- a CDS encoding YqeG family HAD IIIA-type phosphatase: protein MSLLRPHDVIDHVTQITPEFLAARGLRGLLLDLDNTLVPYGSYEHGGAAGVMRWARDLKLAGIRLYLLSNATGSRAAFWLEHLGFQGVGLAGKPNPRAFRRAVSAMALLPHQVGMVGDQVFTDILGGNLSGMHTILVQPLATNALPHTRVARKLERAVLKRYGHDWRPGAAAEPAAAPQGTAPSEGEMNYGTFNR, encoded by the coding sequence ATGAGCCTGCTGCGGCCCCACGACGTCATTGACCACGTGACCCAGATCACGCCTGAATTTCTGGCCGCGCGCGGACTGCGCGGACTGCTGCTGGACCTGGACAACACCCTGGTGCCCTACGGCAGCTACGAACACGGCGGCGCCGCCGGGGTCATGCGCTGGGCACGCGACCTGAAACTGGCGGGCATCCGGCTGTACCTGCTGAGCAACGCCACGGGCAGCCGCGCGGCCTTCTGGCTGGAACACCTGGGCTTTCAGGGCGTGGGACTGGCGGGCAAACCCAACCCCCGCGCCTTTCGCCGCGCCGTGAGCGCCATGGCGCTGTTGCCGCACCAGGTGGGCATGGTGGGCGATCAGGTGTTCACCGACATTCTGGGCGGCAACCTCAGCGGCATGCACACCATTCTGGTGCAGCCGCTGGCCACCAACGCCCTGCCCCATACCCGCGTGGCCCGCAAGCTGGAACGCGCGGTGCTCAAACGCTACGGCCACGACTGGCGGCCCGGCGCCGCTGCGGAGCCCGCCGCTGCACCACAGGGCACAGCACCCTCAGAAGGAGAGATGAACTATGGCACTTTCAATCGGTGA
- the pgeF gene encoding peptidoglycan editing factor PgeF encodes MNGDTEDLMLLHAPHLTAPHAFSTRVGGVSRGAYAGLNLDDREDDPADVAENRERLCAALGFAPAQVARLTQVHGTEVVQVQGGGVWTGDALVTTQPGVLLAIGTADCYPLLLEDPDTGVLGAAHAGWKGTLGGIAGRTVAAMTALGARPERIRAAVGPGIGAAAYPVSEGVAADFEAAGLGGAVQRRGGQPHLDLAWANRAALQAAGVRAAHIWVSGRCSTEADFYSYRRDAGRTGRMWAVIGRAAPGVGA; translated from the coding sequence ATGAACGGGGATACTGAAGACCTGATGCTCCTTCACGCGCCGCACCTCACTGCGCCGCACGCCTTCAGTACGCGTGTCGGGGGCGTGTCGCGCGGCGCCTACGCGGGCCTGAACCTGGATGACCGCGAGGACGACCCCGCCGACGTGGCCGAGAACCGGGAGCGCCTGTGCGCGGCCCTGGGCTTTGCCCCCGCGCAGGTGGCCCGCCTGACCCAGGTGCACGGCACCGAGGTGGTGCAGGTTCAGGGCGGCGGCGTGTGGACCGGCGACGCGCTGGTGACCACTCAGCCAGGGGTGCTGCTGGCCATCGGCACCGCCGACTGCTACCCCCTGCTGCTGGAAGACCCGGACACCGGGGTGCTGGGCGCCGCGCACGCAGGCTGGAAGGGCACACTGGGCGGCATTGCCGGGCGCACCGTGGCCGCCATGACTGCCCTGGGCGCCCGACCCGAGCGGATTCGCGCCGCTGTGGGCCCGGGGATCGGCGCCGCTGCCTACCCGGTGAGCGAGGGGGTGGCCGCCGACTTTGAAGCGGCGGGGCTGGGGGGCGCCGTGCAGCGCCGGGGCGGGCAGCCCCACCTGGACCTCGCCTGGGCCAACCGGGCCGCGCTGCAGGCGGCGGGCGTTCGGGCCGCCCACATCTGGGTCAGTGGCCGCTGCTCCACCGAAGCCGACTTCTATTCCTACCGGCGCGACGCCGGGCGCACGGGCCGCATGTGGGCCGTGATTGGCCGCGCCGCGCCGGGGGTGGGCGCATGA
- a CDS encoding enoyl-ACP reductase FabI, translating into MTVQIDLSDKTALVMGVANARSLGWAIAEQLLAAGCRVGFSYQGERLKGELDKLLAGRGGVWSQQADATVEEDLAALFARVKAEFGHLDYLVHSIAFAPRTAMDGRFVDTTPEDWNTALTVSAYTLVSTARHAEELLRPGASVVSLTYHASQQVVPKYNVMGVAKAALEAATRYLAAELGGAGVRVNTISAGPMRTIAARSIPGFGTMYEKAAASAPLGRNATPEEVGKLALFLLSDLGSGVTGQTVYVDAGASIMSMKLEQT; encoded by the coding sequence ATGACGGTCCAGATAGATCTTTCCGACAAAACGGCCCTGGTGATGGGCGTGGCCAACGCGCGCAGCCTGGGCTGGGCCATTGCGGAGCAGCTGCTCGCGGCGGGCTGCCGCGTGGGCTTTTCCTATCAGGGCGAGCGCCTGAAAGGTGAACTGGACAAGCTGCTGGCCGGGCGCGGGGGCGTGTGGAGCCAGCAGGCCGACGCCACGGTAGAAGAAGATCTGGCCGCCCTGTTTGCCCGCGTGAAGGCAGAATTTGGGCATCTGGACTATCTCGTGCATTCCATCGCCTTTGCGCCGCGCACGGCCATGGACGGCCGCTTCGTGGACACCACCCCCGAGGACTGGAACACGGCCCTGACGGTCAGCGCCTACACGCTGGTTTCCACCGCCCGCCACGCCGAGGAGCTGCTGCGCCCGGGGGCCAGCGTCGTCAGCCTGACCTACCACGCCTCGCAGCAGGTGGTGCCCAAGTACAACGTGATGGGTGTGGCCAAGGCCGCCCTGGAAGCCGCCACCCGCTACCTCGCCGCCGAACTGGGCGGCGCGGGTGTGCGCGTGAATACCATCAGCGCCGGGCCCATGCGCACCATCGCCGCGCGTTCCATTCCCGGCTTTGGCACCATGTATGAAAAGGCCGCCGCCAGCGCGCCGCTGGGCCGCAACGCCACCCCCGAGGAGGTGGGCAAGCTGGCCCTGTTCCTGCTCTCGGATCTGGGCAGTGGCGTAACCGGGCAGACCGTGTACGTGGACGCCGGCGCCAGCATCATGAGCATGAAACTGGAGCAGACCTGA
- a CDS encoding isochorismatase has translation MPLTPHALLLLHAQRCHLDGRADERPLVRRWASQIEAARAQGWLVAVVQWDAPPGADWATLSKPWTLHPDFRVEHGDLLVRAGLPDAFADSELGAALHTRAVHTLHPLGLPDTPEWTATLAGAQAQGFAVAPLETP, from the coding sequence ATGCCGCTGACCCCACATGCCCTGCTGCTGCTGCATGCCCAGCGCTGTCACCTGGACGGCCGGGCCGATGAACGCCCCCTGGTCCGGCGCTGGGCCAGCCAGATTGAGGCCGCGCGCGCGCAGGGCTGGCTGGTGGCGGTGGTGCAGTGGGACGCCCCGCCGGGGGCTGACTGGGCGACGCTGTCCAAGCCCTGGACCCTACACCCCGATTTCCGGGTGGAACACGGTGACCTGCTGGTGCGCGCCGGGCTGCCCGACGCCTTTGCGGATTCGGAGCTGGGCGCGGCCCTGCATACCCGCGCGGTCCACACCCTTCACCCCCTGGGCCTGCCCGACACCCCTGAATGGACCGCCACCCTGGCCGGCGCCCAGGCCCAGGGCTTTGCGGTGGCCCCCCTGGAGACCCCATGA
- a CDS encoding M42 family metallopeptidase, whose protein sequence is MNLEPTLDLLVRLLATPSPTGFTEQAVALLDTELRALGVAPARTRKGALTWEVPGTGKGHVTFSGHVDTLGAMVKAIKPSGRLRLWALGGYDWATVEGEDVRVHTQAGRELTGTVVNVRQSTHVHGPALRELKREAAVMEVRLDERVVSDHDTQALGVAVGDFVSFDARPRVTPAGYIKARHLDNKAAVAVFVAVTRELLARPAPVTAAFHVTTYEEVGHGAATGIPPHTDELIAVDMAAVGEGQTSSEHHVTLCVADGGGPYDHALGGRLRAAATRAGLDLRVDIYPYYASDGTAAWRAGGDYPVALIGPGVDASHAYERTHVDALRATAELMLAHLRGA, encoded by the coding sequence ATGAACCTGGAACCCACACTGGACCTGCTGGTGCGGCTGCTCGCCACCCCCAGCCCCACCGGCTTCACCGAACAGGCCGTGGCCCTGCTGGACACCGAACTGCGCGCCCTGGGCGTGGCCCCGGCCCGCACCCGCAAGGGCGCCCTGACCTGGGAGGTGCCGGGCACAGGGAAGGGGCACGTCACCTTCAGCGGGCATGTGGATACGCTGGGGGCCATGGTCAAGGCCATCAAGCCGTCGGGGCGCCTGCGCCTGTGGGCCCTGGGCGGCTACGACTGGGCCACCGTGGAGGGTGAGGACGTGCGCGTGCACACCCAGGCCGGCCGCGAGCTGACAGGCACCGTGGTCAACGTGCGCCAGAGCACCCACGTGCACGGGCCAGCTCTGCGCGAGCTAAAGCGGGAAGCGGCGGTTATGGAGGTGCGCCTGGACGAACGGGTGGTCAGCGACCACGACACGCAGGCCCTGGGTGTGGCAGTGGGCGACTTCGTGAGCTTCGACGCCCGGCCGCGCGTGACCCCGGCCGGGTACATCAAGGCCCGGCACCTGGACAACAAAGCGGCGGTGGCGGTGTTCGTGGCCGTGACCCGCGAACTGCTGGCCCGCCCGGCGCCCGTCACGGCGGCCTTTCATGTCACCACCTATGAGGAGGTGGGCCACGGCGCCGCCACCGGCATTCCGCCCCACACCGACGAGCTGATCGCCGTGGACATGGCGGCGGTGGGTGAGGGCCAGACCAGCAGCGAGCATCACGTGACCCTGTGCGTGGCCGATGGCGGCGGCCCCTACGACCACGCGCTGGGCGGGCGGCTGCGCGCCGCCGCCACGCGCGCTGGCCTGGACCTGCGGGTGGACATCTACCCCTACTACGCCTCCGACGGCACGGCGGCGTGGCGCGCGGGCGGCGACTACCCGGTGGCCCTGATTGGCCCCGGGGTAGACGCCAGCCACGCCTACGAACGCACCCACGTGGACGCCCTGCGCGCCACCGCCGAACTGATGCTCGCCCACCTGCGGGGGGCGTAG
- a CDS encoding IclR family transcriptional regulator: protein MLSLQKAANILGAFSAEQPEWGVRALAAHLSVPRATAHAYLAGLTEAGFLRRTPAGKYRLSWHLAEMGAQLTAALPWFPEARALITRLALEVRSVAFLCILEGEEIVAAIRERHPDADIDLPLDVYLPATATASGKILYAHADLTPRTFSACTPSSITSLDEWRTEVAKVRRLGYAYSIEEWVPGQCTLGVPYHALSHPGDPHGESVVAAIGVQMSAQRYLREERHIRERVLSIVREAEALP, encoded by the coding sequence GTGCTGTCGTTACAGAAAGCGGCGAACATCCTGGGCGCCTTCAGTGCCGAACAACCGGAATGGGGCGTGCGGGCGCTGGCCGCGCACCTGAGCGTGCCCCGCGCCACGGCCCACGCCTATCTGGCCGGCCTGACAGAAGCCGGGTTCCTGCGCCGCACGCCCGCCGGCAAGTACCGCCTGTCCTGGCACCTGGCCGAGATGGGCGCGCAGCTCACGGCCGCGCTGCCCTGGTTTCCCGAGGCGCGCGCCCTGATTACCCGGCTGGCGCTGGAAGTGCGCTCGGTGGCCTTTCTGTGCATTCTGGAAGGCGAGGAAATCGTGGCCGCCATCCGCGAACGCCACCCCGACGCCGACATTGACCTGCCGCTGGACGTCTACCTGCCCGCCACGGCCACGGCCAGCGGCAAGATTCTCTATGCCCACGCGGACCTGACACCGCGCACCTTCTCGGCCTGCACCCCCAGTTCCATCACCTCGCTGGACGAGTGGCGCACCGAGGTGGCCAAGGTGCGCCGTCTGGGGTACGCCTATTCCATTGAGGAATGGGTGCCGGGCCAGTGCACCCTGGGGGTGCCATACCACGCCCTGTCCCACCCCGGCGACCCCCACGGCGAGAGCGTGGTGGCCGCCATTGGCGTGCAGATGAGCGCCCAGCGCTACCTGCGCGAGGAACGCCACATCCGCGAGCGCGTGCTGAGCATCGTCCGGGAAGCCGAAGCGCTGCCGTAA
- a CDS encoding dynamin family protein gives MLVSGSVQTLLARERQLLGDLQAFVESQGAPEDVVAHARQALRALDETFLLVVVGEFNAGKSSFVNALLGAAVLPEGVTPTTDRIYVLVHGDTPGEVEPTADPFVSRLTHPLPSLEGVALVDTPGTNAIIRQHQTLTEGFLPRADLLLFLTSADRPFTESERQFLSLAARWGRQVIMVVNKADLLETPEQKAQVREFVETGARGVLGLTPPVLLVSARAEQRGGDVGFHALREVLRARLSDTERTRLKLQSPLGTAAALLSGEEARADAARRTLSEDLAVLRDLETQQVTHREGMLGELDGQLNRVSRLLSEFEVRADRFIDERLRFSNLRGLLNSRELEEDFRREAVAELPEAIDRQFGTMIDRFVEANLHFWEDVQAFLIRRQPSAEVARTRFSYDRGALLEGIAGSARDHLETTTEQQLARELSRDAEDAMKGVIGGLAGGVGIGAGVGALIGATALDFTGGILAGLTLGSLGLFVLPNKRLQAHRQLRARVAELREALERIVRREYEREQERADTRLRDAVSPYTRFTAQEQTRLQAAQTRSAELRAELETLQTEVKALG, from the coding sequence ATGCTGGTGTCCGGTTCTGTGCAGACCCTGCTGGCGCGCGAACGGCAGCTGCTGGGTGACCTTCAGGCGTTCGTGGAAAGCCAGGGCGCCCCCGAGGATGTGGTGGCGCACGCCCGACAGGCCCTGCGGGCCCTGGACGAGACTTTCCTGCTGGTGGTGGTGGGCGAATTCAACGCGGGCAAGAGTTCTTTTGTGAACGCCCTGCTGGGCGCGGCGGTGCTGCCCGAGGGCGTGACGCCCACCACCGACCGCATTTACGTGCTGGTGCACGGCGACACCCCTGGGGAGGTGGAACCCACCGCCGACCCCTTCGTGAGCCGCCTGACGCACCCGCTGCCCAGCCTGGAGGGGGTGGCGCTGGTGGATACACCGGGCACCAACGCGATCATCCGCCAGCACCAGACGCTGACCGAGGGCTTCTTGCCCCGCGCCGATCTGCTGCTGTTTCTCACGAGTGCCGACCGGCCCTTTACCGAATCCGAGCGGCAGTTCCTGAGCCTCGCCGCCCGCTGGGGCCGGCAGGTGATCATGGTGGTGAACAAGGCCGACCTGCTGGAAACCCCCGAGCAAAAAGCGCAGGTGCGTGAATTCGTGGAAACCGGCGCGCGCGGGGTGCTGGGTCTGACCCCACCCGTGCTGCTGGTAAGCGCGCGTGCAGAGCAGCGCGGCGGTGACGTGGGCTTTCACGCCCTGCGCGAGGTGCTGCGCGCCCGCCTGTCCGACACCGAGCGCACCCGCCTGAAGCTGCAAAGTCCCCTGGGCACCGCCGCCGCGCTGCTGTCTGGCGAGGAAGCCCGCGCCGACGCCGCCCGGCGCACCCTGAGCGAGGATCTGGCGGTGCTGCGTGACCTCGAAACCCAGCAGGTCACCCACCGTGAGGGCATGCTGGGCGAGCTGGACGGGCAGCTCAACCGCGTCTCGCGCCTGCTCAGCGAATTCGAGGTGCGGGCCGACCGCTTCATTGATGAGCGCCTGCGCTTTTCCAATCTGCGCGGGCTGCTGAACAGCCGCGAACTGGAAGAGGACTTCCGGCGCGAGGCGGTGGCCGAGCTGCCCGAGGCCATTGACCGGCAGTTTGGCACCATGATTGACCGCTTCGTGGAGGCGAATCTGCACTTCTGGGAGGACGTGCAGGCCTTCTTAATCCGCCGCCAGCCCAGCGCCGAGGTGGCCCGCACCCGCTTTTCCTACGACCGGGGCGCGCTGCTGGAGGGCATTGCCGGCAGCGCGCGCGACCACCTGGAAACCACCACCGAGCAGCAGCTGGCCCGCGAACTGTCGCGCGACGCCGAGGACGCCATGAAGGGCGTGATTGGCGGCCTGGCCGGCGGCGTGGGCATTGGCGCGGGGGTGGGCGCGCTGATCGGCGCCACCGCCCTGGACTTCACGGGCGGCATTCTGGCGGGCCTGACCCTGGGCAGCCTGGGCCTGTTCGTGCTGCCCAACAAGCGCCTGCAGGCGCACCGGCAGCTGCGCGCCCGGGTGGCCGAACTGCGCGAGGCCCTGGAGCGCATTGTGCGGCGGGAATACGAGCGCGAGCAGGAGCGGGCCGATACCCGACTGCGCGACGCGGTCAGTCCCTACACCCGCTTTACTGCCCAGGAGCAGACGCGGCTGCAGGCGGCCCAGACCCGCTCAGCCGAACTGCGGGCCGAGCTGGAGACGCTGCAAACCGAGGTTAAGGCCCTGGGCTAA
- a CDS encoding type II secretion system protein: protein MRTPHFSPQNHRQGFTLLELLMVMAILGILFGIGMVSFQNLRNPARDTARAVHSALFQMRADAAANTQARRLVLLSNGGLQIQSALRCAGPNQGTWTVQGLVELPERMARRPVTLTRQGGSVDPNVIVCYSARGLAVIGGQLNIDDTRSRYAVQVALSGGVKSSAQ, encoded by the coding sequence ATGAGGACACCCCACTTTTCTCCCCAGAACCATCGGCAGGGCTTCACGCTCCTTGAACTCCTTATGGTGATGGCGATTCTAGGCATTCTGTTCGGCATTGGCATGGTGAGTTTCCAGAACCTGCGCAATCCGGCGCGGGACACCGCGCGGGCTGTTCACTCCGCTCTCTTCCAGATGCGCGCTGATGCGGCGGCCAATACCCAGGCGCGGCGGCTGGTACTGCTGAGCAACGGGGGTCTGCAGATTCAGAGTGCGCTGCGTTGTGCAGGACCCAATCAGGGAACGTGGACTGTCCAGGGTCTGGTGGAACTCCCCGAACGCATGGCCAGACGGCCAGTTACGCTGACGCGCCAGGGTGGTTCTGTCGATCCCAACGTCATTGTCTGCTACAGCGCCCGGGGGCTGGCTGTCATAGGTGGTCAGCTGAACATCGATGATACGCGCTCACGATACGCCGTGCAGGTGGCGCTCAGCGGAGGGGTGAAGTCCAGTGCGCAGTGA
- a CDS encoding type II secretion system protein, whose translation MRSEAQVQAGFTVVELLIALAILGVAMSTVISAMLANTSLNTRVERQANAVRVSEQVMESYRQRTDYAALQFNDLSQTVVMNGQTYTANTDFCPNDLPQATKNSMPCSSTSVYIRVEVKHGNTVLHRAETYFTQFGNES comes from the coding sequence GTGCGCAGTGAAGCGCAGGTGCAGGCCGGGTTCACAGTGGTGGAACTACTCATTGCGCTGGCAATCCTGGGCGTGGCCATGTCCACTGTGATTAGCGCCATGCTGGCCAACACCAGTCTGAACACCCGCGTGGAGCGCCAAGCCAACGCTGTGCGGGTCAGCGAGCAGGTCATGGAAAGCTACCGGCAACGCACGGACTACGCAGCGCTGCAATTTAATGATCTGTCGCAGACAGTCGTCATGAACGGTCAGACTTACACCGCCAACACGGACTTCTGTCCCAACGATCTGCCGCAAGCCACCAAAAACAGCATGCCGTGCAGCAGCACGTCCGTCTATATCCGTGTGGAGGTGAAACATGGCAACACTGTGCTGCACCGTGCCGAAACGTACTTTACCCAGTTCGGCAATGAATCCTGA
- a CDS encoding PulJ/GspJ family protein encodes MNPEPAQAGFTLTELLVSMSLLAVVMMVAFSLFDSSNDLVESDTGRIMAAQNTQSALDIISNDLRQAGENLTSLRIPLSGVEFSSTNQRLIVRRGIPPMTAAQVGTATDMISRRPEILSVCKVTGNRVQVIGPTPAGNTPSQCLYNGISNSGTSGDDTRVRTWRIFFGSQSNAPQAALLYRPAGNGIAAAFAPVVVTTIGPVSNQADLTKREVQLDLADNVPAGFSSTNGSQIILIDQRRYWVQNNELKLAVAGQTDAQGQTVAFDVDSLALGATLVNPTATVNTLAIDGPWNRVQSVVATLRARSGQGRNTTRNFQATVFPRNVASEAR; translated from the coding sequence ATGAATCCTGAGCCTGCCCAGGCTGGATTCACCCTGACCGAACTGCTGGTGAGCATGAGTCTGCTGGCAGTGGTCATGATGGTGGCCTTTTCGCTGTTTGACAGCAGCAACGATCTGGTCGAGTCTGACACTGGCCGCATCATGGCGGCCCAGAACACCCAATCGGCGCTGGACATCATAAGCAACGATCTACGTCAGGCAGGGGAAAACCTGACCAGCCTGCGGATTCCACTGTCTGGTGTGGAATTCAGCAGCACCAATCAGCGCCTGATTGTGCGCCGTGGCATCCCGCCGATGACCGCTGCACAGGTGGGGACTGCCACCGACATGATCAGTCGCCGCCCAGAGATTCTGAGTGTCTGCAAGGTGACGGGGAACCGTGTGCAGGTCATTGGACCGACGCCAGCCGGTAATACGCCGTCCCAGTGTCTTTACAACGGCATTTCCAACTCTGGGACCAGTGGAGATGACACGCGCGTACGCACCTGGCGGATCTTTTTCGGTTCGCAGAGCAACGCACCCCAGGCTGCGCTGCTGTACCGGCCGGCGGGTAACGGCATTGCAGCGGCGTTTGCACCGGTGGTGGTCACCACTATTGGACCGGTTTCCAACCAGGCCGACCTAACCAAACGAGAAGTTCAGCTTGATTTGGCGGACAACGTGCCGGCAGGTTTCTCCAGCACCAACGGCAGTCAGATCATCCTGATTGACCAGCGCCGGTACTGGGTGCAGAACAATGAGCTGAAGCTGGCGGTGGCCGGTCAGACGGACGCCCAGGGTCAGACCGTGGCCTTCGACGTGGACAGCTTGGCGCTGGGTGCCACGCTCGTCAACCCCACCGCCACAGTGAACACCCTTGCCATAGATGGTCCCTGGAACCGCGTGCAGTCGGTCGTCGCCACCCTTCGGGCCCGCAGTGGTCAGGGGCGCAACACGACGCGCAACTTTCAGGCCACAGTCTTCCCCCGCAATGTTGCCAGCGAGGCGCGCTGA